One Brachybacterium kimchii genomic window carries:
- a CDS encoding Cof-type HAD-IIB family hydrolase, with product MPSTPTAATSPAQPWSEIQDGPHDIRLVVADMDGTLLTPEGEVPGDFWALQERMRAQGIEFVPASGRQLATLRATFGAENGTAPGIETYVAENGTLVVHDGEVVATTTVDAPTAARVIARVRELVAGGLDLGLVVCGVETAYVERDDEAFLAEARKYYHRLEIVPDLDDVQGEVLKLAIHDFADAEATSAEFSDLAETHQVVVSGAHWIDVMNPEADKGRGILALQAGLGITAAQTAVFGDYLNDLAMYDVAEWSFAMANAHPRITAAARYSAPSNAEHGVVRVLERLLG from the coding sequence GTGCCTAGCACTCCCACTGCCGCCACCTCGCCCGCCCAGCCCTGGTCCGAGATCCAGGACGGCCCGCACGACATCCGCCTCGTCGTCGCCGACATGGATGGAACGCTGCTGACGCCCGAGGGCGAGGTGCCCGGCGACTTCTGGGCGCTGCAGGAGCGCATGCGCGCCCAGGGCATCGAGTTCGTGCCCGCGAGCGGACGCCAGCTCGCGACGCTGCGCGCCACCTTCGGCGCCGAGAACGGCACCGCTCCGGGCATCGAGACCTACGTCGCCGAGAACGGGACGCTCGTCGTCCACGACGGAGAGGTCGTCGCGACCACGACCGTCGACGCGCCGACGGCCGCGCGCGTCATCGCCCGCGTGCGGGAGCTCGTCGCTGGCGGCCTGGACCTCGGCCTCGTGGTCTGCGGGGTCGAGACCGCGTACGTCGAGCGGGACGACGAGGCATTCCTCGCCGAGGCCCGGAAGTACTACCACCGGCTCGAGATCGTCCCCGACCTCGACGACGTGCAGGGCGAGGTCCTCAAGCTCGCGATCCACGACTTCGCCGACGCCGAGGCCACCTCCGCCGAGTTCTCCGACCTGGCCGAGACCCACCAGGTGGTCGTCTCGGGCGCGCACTGGATCGATGTCATGAACCCCGAGGCGGACAAGGGCCGCGGGATCCTCGCGCTCCAGGCGGGGCTCGGGATCACGGCCGCGCAGACCGCCGTGTTCGGCGACTACCTCAACGATCTCGCCATGTACGACGTCGCCGAGTGGTCGTTCGCGATGGCCAACGCCCACCCGCGCATCACCGCCGCCGCGAGGTACTCCGCGCCCAGCAACGCCGAGCACGGCGTGGTGCGCGTGCTCGAGCGTCTGCTGGGCTGA
- a CDS encoding M50 family metallopeptidase, with the protein MDIGTALSEALSGAWQRSLPATPPEQGWWSLAAIAVALAAVAVPTVWRFARLAVTVVHELGHAGVGILVGRRFTGFVVSGDMSGHAVTVGRPTGPGRVLSAWAGYPMPALVGALLIQIAFGGWARTALAVALVMLVVSLVFSRSLHTVVTVLVSALIVGAVWWWGGALGPGALVLALGVLLLLGAWRHLGTVMTGGRRQDDPQQLAQLTGVPAGAWNAGYVLVLALCSWWAGAVLLRALG; encoded by the coding sequence GTGGACATCGGCACCGCTCTCTCCGAGGCCCTCTCCGGGGCGTGGCAGCGCAGCCTGCCCGCGACCCCGCCCGAGCAGGGCTGGTGGTCGCTCGCGGCGATCGCCGTGGCCCTCGCGGCCGTCGCGGTCCCGACCGTCTGGCGCTTCGCGCGCCTCGCGGTGACGGTCGTGCACGAGCTCGGGCACGCGGGCGTCGGCATCCTCGTGGGCAGGCGCTTCACCGGCTTCGTGGTCAGCGGGGACATGTCCGGCCACGCGGTGACCGTGGGGCGGCCGACGGGACCGGGCCGCGTGCTCTCCGCCTGGGCCGGGTACCCGATGCCCGCCCTGGTGGGGGCGCTGCTCATCCAGATCGCCTTCGGCGGCTGGGCGCGCACGGCGCTCGCCGTCGCGCTCGTGATGCTCGTCGTGTCGCTGGTGTTCTCCCGCTCGCTGCACACGGTCGTGACGGTCCTGGTGAGCGCCCTGATCGTGGGTGCCGTGTGGTGGTGGGGAGGGGCGCTCGGACCGGGCGCTCTCGTCCTGGCCCTCGGCGTGCTGCTCCTGCTCGGCGCCTGGCGGCACCTCGGGACCGTGATGACCGGTGGTCGTCGCCAGGACGATCCCCAGCAGCTCGCCCAGCTCACGGGCGTGCCCGCAGGGGCGTGGAACGCCGGCTACGTGCTGGTCCTCGCGCTGTGCTCATGGTGGGCCGGGGCGGTGCTGCTGCGCGCGCTGGGGTGA
- a CDS encoding sugar porter family MFS transporter, translating into MSNSPENASGPVPDPTGRPDHASTPDGAPPGGGVLAALDARDVKGLYLYLAVLATIGGFLFGFDSSNIGSALVFLPFDLGSWGTGITVAGASLGSFVGALLAGPLTDRFGRKSLLLVDSALFALGSIISALAPEATTLIIGRIIIGLAIGADSAIATAYIAEFAPKKRRGSLAVIQQWMITIGILGAYVIAVLLLKAFPDSAVTVDWRIMLGVGFIPAILSLLLRARMPESPRWLLERGRESDVLTAMRKLDIQTTAEQVHAEALAVQERVRRLANTTLWTPAVRRALVVVCVFFVFQQITGINVAFYYGPELLGPYFGTDAGNPVDAEIAGVMAAGVLAIVNVLATYFAFRWIDKLGRRKLSIGGFGFMIVFLVIGAIGNATLTGTAQLVVLMITFALFISSFAIGVGGTGWLLQGEIFPTAVRGRAAAIAAAVNWLANFVLVVAFPPLRDGLGLSWVMIIFAVLCLLGVLFVHRFLPETNGKGADESILLFEGPVNREDPSQPSTAPAALR; encoded by the coding sequence GTGTCGAATTCACCGGAGAATGCAAGCGGCCCCGTCCCGGATCCCACAGGGCGCCCCGATCATGCCTCGACCCCCGACGGGGCGCCGCCCGGAGGCGGCGTGCTGGCCGCACTCGACGCGCGGGACGTCAAGGGCCTCTACCTGTACCTCGCGGTGCTCGCGACGATCGGCGGGTTCCTCTTCGGCTTCGACTCCTCGAACATCGGCTCCGCGCTCGTGTTCCTCCCCTTCGACCTGGGGTCCTGGGGCACGGGCATCACCGTCGCCGGCGCCTCCCTCGGTTCCTTCGTGGGCGCGCTGCTCGCGGGCCCGCTGACCGACCGCTTCGGCCGCAAGTCCCTGCTGCTCGTGGACTCCGCGCTGTTCGCGCTGGGCTCGATCATCTCGGCGCTGGCCCCGGAGGCGACCACCCTGATCATCGGCCGCATCATCATCGGGCTGGCGATCGGCGCGGACTCCGCGATCGCGACCGCCTACATCGCCGAGTTCGCCCCGAAGAAGCGCCGCGGCTCCCTCGCCGTCATCCAGCAGTGGATGATCACGATCGGCATCCTCGGCGCGTACGTCATCGCCGTGCTGCTGCTCAAGGCGTTCCCCGACTCCGCGGTCACCGTGGACTGGCGGATCATGCTGGGCGTCGGCTTCATCCCCGCGATCCTCTCGCTGCTGCTGCGCGCGCGGATGCCCGAGTCCCCGCGCTGGCTGCTCGAGCGCGGGCGTGAGTCCGACGTGCTGACGGCGATGCGCAAGCTCGACATCCAGACCACCGCCGAGCAGGTCCACGCGGAGGCGCTCGCCGTCCAGGAGCGCGTGCGCCGCCTGGCGAACACGACCCTGTGGACGCCCGCCGTGCGGCGCGCACTGGTCGTGGTCTGCGTCTTCTTCGTCTTCCAGCAGATCACCGGCATCAACGTCGCCTTCTACTACGGTCCCGAGCTGCTGGGCCCGTACTTCGGCACCGACGCCGGGAACCCCGTGGACGCCGAGATCGCCGGCGTGATGGCCGCGGGAGTGCTCGCGATCGTCAACGTGCTGGCGACCTACTTCGCGTTCCGCTGGATCGACAAGCTGGGCCGGCGCAAGCTCTCCATCGGCGGCTTCGGCTTCATGATCGTCTTCCTCGTGATCGGCGCGATCGGCAACGCGACCCTCACGGGCACCGCGCAGCTGGTGGTCCTCATGATCACCTTCGCGCTGTTCATCTCGAGCTTCGCGATCGGCGTGGGCGGCACCGGCTGGCTGCTGCAGGGCGAGATCTTCCCGACCGCCGTGCGCGGTCGCGCCGCCGCGATCGCGGCCGCCGTCAACTGGCTCGCGAACTTCGTGCTGGTCGTGGCGTTCCCGCCGCTGCGCGACGGCCTGGGCCTCAGCTGGGTGATGATCATCTTCGCGGTGCTGTGCCTGCTCGGCGTGCTGTTCGTGCACCGCTTCCTGCCGGAGACCAACGGCAAGGGGGCCGACGAGTCGATCCTCCTGTTCGAGGGCCCCGTGAACCGCGAGGATCCCTCGCAGCCGTCGACGGCCCCGGCCGCGCTGCGCTGA
- a CDS encoding sodium:solute symporter: protein METTGLGALNWAVIIIYLLAMLGVGVYFTRRASKSTDSYFRAQGRIPAWAAGFSIYATTLSAITYMSTPEQAYLSDWSYAAGNLAIFAIVPVLIWFYIPFFRKLNVVTAYDYLEERFSPAMRLIGSLMFVLFHIGRIAVVIYLPTLAISSVTEINPVLVAALVGMLSIIYTFLGGIEGVIWADVIQGIILLLGAVVIIGCGLFSIDGGLGTVASDAVADDKLISGKDWDLGGMLGASIPIIFIGSVFTNLYQYTGSQDVVQRYQTTASSRETARSLLTNGVLSLVTIPLFYGMGTLLYSYFKHTSPLPDSVNTSAIVPYFVVHVLPAGVSGVVLAAIFAAAQSTLSSSLNSISACLTVDVWDRFLVRRGARRSSVGLARAIIIVAGIIGTGAALYLASTDQAETWNLFLSILGLFGTPIAAVFALGIFTRRANAVGVIAGLVVGSIAAWIVQDSGSTPFMVACFAFVGTVVVGYLVSLVRNAIRPGGDGHDIRPLTIFGTRSTYVRRTQDARG, encoded by the coding sequence GTGGAGACCACCGGACTGGGCGCCCTGAACTGGGCGGTCATCATCATCTATCTGCTCGCGATGCTGGGCGTGGGCGTGTACTTCACGCGCCGCGCCTCGAAGAGCACCGACTCCTACTTCCGCGCCCAGGGGCGGATCCCGGCGTGGGCGGCGGGCTTCAGCATCTACGCGACCACGCTCTCGGCGATCACCTACATGTCCACGCCCGAGCAGGCGTACCTCAGCGACTGGTCGTACGCCGCCGGCAACCTCGCGATCTTCGCGATCGTGCCGGTCCTGATCTGGTTCTACATCCCGTTCTTCCGCAAGCTCAACGTGGTCACGGCGTACGACTACCTCGAGGAGCGCTTCAGCCCGGCGATGCGCCTGATCGGCTCGCTGATGTTCGTGCTCTTCCACATCGGCCGGATCGCGGTCGTCATCTACCTGCCCACGCTCGCGATCTCCTCGGTCACCGAGATCAACCCGGTGCTGGTGGCGGCCCTCGTCGGCATGCTCTCGATCATCTACACGTTCCTGGGCGGCATCGAGGGCGTGATCTGGGCCGACGTCATCCAGGGGATCATCCTGCTGCTGGGCGCCGTCGTGATCATCGGCTGCGGCCTGTTCTCGATCGACGGCGGCCTCGGGACCGTGGCGAGCGACGCCGTCGCGGACGACAAGCTGATCTCCGGCAAGGACTGGGACCTGGGCGGGATGCTCGGCGCCTCGATCCCGATCATCTTCATCGGCTCGGTGTTCACGAACCTCTACCAGTACACGGGCAGCCAGGACGTGGTCCAGCGGTACCAGACCACTGCGAGCAGCCGGGAGACGGCCCGTTCGCTGCTGACCAACGGCGTGCTCTCGCTCGTCACGATCCCGCTGTTCTACGGCATGGGCACCCTGCTGTACAGCTACTTCAAGCACACGAGCCCGCTGCCGGACTCGGTGAACACCTCCGCGATCGTCCCCTACTTCGTGGTGCACGTGCTGCCCGCCGGCGTCTCGGGCGTGGTGCTCGCGGCGATCTTCGCGGCGGCCCAGTCCACGCTGTCCTCCTCGCTCAACTCGATCTCGGCCTGCCTCACGGTCGACGTGTGGGACCGCTTCCTGGTGCGCCGCGGTGCGAGGAGGTCGTCCGTCGGCCTCGCCCGCGCCATCATCATCGTCGCCGGGATCATCGGCACGGGCGCGGCGCTCTACCTCGCGAGCACCGATCAGGCGGAGACCTGGAACCTGTTCCTCTCGATCCTGGGGCTGTTCGGCACCCCGATCGCCGCGGTCTTCGCCCTGGGCATCTTCACCCGGCGCGCGAACGCCGTGGGCGTCATCGCGGGACTGGTCGTCGGCTCGATCGCCGCCTGGATCGTCCAGGACTCGGGCTCGACCCCGTTCATGGTCGCGTGCTTCGCCTTCGTGGGCACCGTGGTCGTGGGCTACCTGGTCTCGCTCGTCCGGAACGCGATCCGTCCCGGCGGCGACGGGCACGACATCCGGCCGCTCACCATCTTCGGCACCAGGAGCACCTACGTGCGCCGCACCCAGGACGCGAGAGGGTGA
- a CDS encoding Ldh family oxidoreductase, whose translation MTDDDRRAVELDVDELQDRLRRILENLGSPADVAAEVSLHLVSAEQSGHASHGVLRMAQYAREIDEGSIDPAGRPTVVNRSGAATVLDAHHGFGHFSAATAVDVAARSAREHGVATVAIRDATHIGRLGEYAERLADLGLVSIIVAAAAGPGIGSMAPFGSSTGLPFLNTNPWAMGYPGADAPIIFDAAMSVIPEGKVHAALARGEDVPEGALLDRHGAPSMSPQDFLDGGTLTPLGGPGSGHKGYGLALSAALLGGLAHADAAAPQLNGLAQVRGADEGGRRTGGVTIIALDVAAFSDRGDEYAERTTRLSDAIRADGALVPGDVERKARRRADGTVTLPGETRRALEALERGTDPSTSTSEETP comes from the coding sequence ATGACGGACGACGACCGCCGGGCCGTGGAACTGGATGTCGATGAGCTCCAGGACCGTTTGCGACGAATACTCGAGAACCTCGGGAGCCCGGCAGACGTCGCCGCCGAGGTCTCCCTCCACCTGGTGAGCGCGGAGCAGTCCGGCCACGCGAGCCACGGCGTCCTGCGCATGGCGCAGTACGCGAGGGAAATCGATGAGGGCAGCATCGATCCAGCGGGTCGCCCCACAGTCGTCAACCGGTCGGGAGCAGCAACGGTCCTCGATGCGCACCATGGCTTCGGGCACTTCTCGGCGGCCACGGCCGTCGACGTCGCCGCCCGGTCCGCACGTGAGCACGGAGTCGCCACCGTCGCCATCCGGGATGCGACCCACATCGGCCGCCTCGGCGAGTACGCGGAGCGGCTCGCCGACCTCGGACTCGTCTCGATCATCGTCGCTGCGGCAGCTGGCCCCGGCATCGGCTCCATGGCTCCTTTCGGGAGCTCCACCGGCCTTCCCTTCCTCAACACCAATCCGTGGGCGATGGGTTACCCCGGTGCGGACGCGCCGATCATCTTCGATGCCGCGATGTCCGTGATTCCCGAGGGCAAAGTCCACGCAGCCCTCGCACGCGGCGAGGACGTCCCGGAGGGCGCGCTCCTGGACCGCCACGGCGCGCCATCCATGTCTCCGCAGGACTTCCTCGACGGTGGCACGCTGACTCCGCTCGGGGGCCCCGGGTCCGGTCACAAGGGATACGGGCTCGCTCTGTCCGCAGCGCTGCTCGGGGGTCTCGCCCACGCCGATGCCGCCGCACCGCAGCTGAACGGCCTCGCTCAGGTCCGCGGTGCGGACGAGGGCGGGCGCCGCACCGGGGGCGTCACGATCATCGCGCTCGACGTCGCCGCATTCAGCGATCGCGGCGACGAGTATGCCGAACGCACCACGCGCCTCTCGGATGCGATCCGTGCCGACGGTGCGCTCGTTCCCGGCGACGTCGAGCGCAAAGCTCGGCGGCGTGCCGACGGCACGGTGACGCTTCCCGGCGAGACCCGCCGCGCGCTCGAGGCACTCGAGCGCGGAACCGACCCCTCCACGTCCACATCTGAGGAGACTCCATGA
- a CDS encoding excinuclease ABC subunit UvrA, which translates to MSPHRIPRPSNIEVRGARVHNLRDVDVDVPLDSLVAIAGVSGSGKSSLALGVLYAEGSRRYVEALSTYTRRRMAQAPRAAVDSVTHVPAALALRQRPAVPGVRSTFGTSTELLNVLRLMFSRLASHLCPNGHRVPPTIDVAAEVPFSCPVCGAEVHAPGAESLAFNSEGACPRCEGIGTVREVDDAALVPDPSKTLDEGAVAPWQMFGFNVQPDIAREFGVRTDVPFRDLTEGEREIVLDGPEEKKHITVTSKKGVHDLDFTFRNARLTVTEELRRADTEKRLARVSRFLVETVCPDCEGTRLSPAARAPRIGELGLADATALTLDGLLAWAPTVIDPLPSDMHPMARELVSQLTGMADRLVQLGLGYLSLDRAGSSLSTGERQRVQLARAVRNRTTGVLYVLDEPSIGLHPSNIDGLLALIGDLLADGNSVLLVDHDVQVLREADHLIEIGPGSGREGGEITASGSIRQVIGSGASRLAGFLDGSADVVIREQASPAETFARGTIAMTTSALHTVQPLSVRIPLGRLTAVTGVSGSGKTTMVLESLVPALRAATTSGAGLPGHVRTLDAAGIRRVHQIDATPIGVNIRSTVATYSGVLDDLRRAFARTAAAKEAGLGAGDFSYNTGSLRCPRCEGTGRVVLDVQFLPDVDIDCPECEGTRYAPAAESYPRDGVSLPHLMGLTVREAIEAVGDIPAVRRRLQALIDLGLGYLTLGEDTPALSGGEAQRLKLSAHIDRGQTDALFVFDEPSVGLHPLDVRTLLHVLDRLVGNGATVVVIEHDLDMIANADHVIDMGPGGGAAGGRIVATGAPQELAEDPGTATGRFLRTHLEHGTGTRG; encoded by the coding sequence GTGAGCCCTCACCGGATCCCCCGCCCCAGCAACATCGAGGTGCGCGGCGCGCGCGTGCACAACCTCCGGGACGTCGACGTCGACGTGCCGCTGGACTCACTGGTCGCGATCGCCGGGGTCTCGGGCTCCGGCAAGTCCTCCCTCGCCCTCGGCGTGCTCTACGCGGAGGGGTCGCGCCGGTACGTCGAAGCGCTCTCGACCTACACCCGTCGGCGCATGGCCCAGGCCCCGCGCGCCGCGGTCGACTCCGTGACCCACGTGCCCGCGGCGCTCGCCCTGCGCCAGCGGCCGGCGGTGCCCGGAGTGCGCTCGACCTTCGGGACCTCCACCGAGCTGCTGAACGTGCTGCGGCTGATGTTCTCGCGCCTGGCCTCGCACCTGTGCCCGAACGGCCACCGGGTCCCGCCGACGATCGACGTCGCCGCCGAGGTCCCGTTCTCCTGCCCCGTCTGCGGCGCCGAGGTGCACGCCCCGGGCGCGGAGTCGCTCGCCTTCAACTCCGAGGGCGCGTGCCCGCGCTGCGAGGGCATCGGCACGGTCCGCGAGGTCGACGACGCGGCGCTCGTGCCCGACCCGTCGAAGACCCTCGACGAAGGGGCCGTCGCCCCCTGGCAGATGTTCGGCTTCAACGTCCAGCCCGACATCGCCCGCGAGTTCGGGGTGCGCACGGACGTGCCCTTCCGGGATCTCACCGAGGGCGAGCGCGAGATCGTGCTGGACGGCCCCGAGGAGAAGAAGCACATCACGGTGACGTCGAAGAAGGGCGTGCACGACCTCGACTTCACGTTCCGCAACGCCCGCCTCACCGTCACCGAGGAGCTGCGCCGCGCCGACACGGAGAAGCGCCTGGCCCGCGTGAGCCGCTTCCTCGTGGAGACCGTGTGCCCCGACTGCGAGGGGACGCGCCTGTCCCCCGCCGCGCGAGCTCCCCGCATCGGCGAGCTCGGCCTCGCCGACGCCACCGCCCTCACCCTGGACGGCCTCCTGGCCTGGGCCCCGACCGTGATCGACCCGCTGCCCTCCGACATGCACCCGATGGCCCGCGAGCTCGTCTCCCAGCTCACGGGCATGGCCGACCGGCTCGTGCAGCTGGGCCTCGGCTACCTCTCGCTGGACCGCGCGGGCTCCTCGCTCTCCACGGGCGAGCGCCAACGGGTCCAGCTCGCGCGGGCGGTGCGCAACCGCACCACGGGCGTGCTCTACGTGCTCGACGAGCCCAGCATCGGCCTGCACCCCTCGAACATCGACGGACTGCTCGCGCTGATCGGGGACCTCCTGGCGGACGGCAACTCCGTGCTCCTCGTCGACCACGACGTGCAGGTGCTGCGCGAGGCGGACCACCTGATCGAGATCGGACCGGGATCCGGTCGCGAGGGCGGCGAGATCACCGCGAGCGGGAGCATCCGGCAGGTGATCGGCTCGGGGGCCTCCCGCCTCGCCGGCTTCCTCGACGGCAGCGCCGACGTGGTGATCCGCGAGCAGGCGTCCCCTGCGGAGACGTTCGCCCGGGGGACCATCGCCATGACCACGAGCGCCCTGCACACGGTGCAGCCGCTGTCGGTGCGCATCCCGCTCGGCCGGCTCACCGCGGTCACCGGGGTCTCGGGCTCGGGCAAGACCACGATGGTGCTCGAATCCCTGGTCCCCGCGCTGCGGGCGGCGACGACGAGCGGGGCCGGCCTCCCCGGCCACGTGCGCACGCTGGATGCCGCCGGGATCCGCCGCGTCCACCAGATCGACGCGACCCCGATCGGCGTGAACATCCGCTCGACCGTCGCCACCTACAGCGGGGTCCTGGACGACCTGCGCCGCGCGTTCGCGCGCACCGCCGCAGCGAAGGAGGCGGGCCTGGGCGCGGGCGACTTCTCGTACAACACGGGGTCGCTGCGCTGCCCTCGCTGCGAGGGCACCGGGCGCGTGGTCCTGGACGTGCAGTTCCTGCCCGACGTCGACATCGACTGCCCGGAGTGCGAGGGCACACGGTACGCGCCGGCGGCGGAGTCCTATCCGCGCGACGGGGTCTCCCTCCCCCACCTGATGGGCCTCACGGTCCGGGAGGCGATCGAGGCGGTGGGCGACATCCCCGCGGTGCGCAGGCGCCTGCAGGCCCTCATCGACCTGGGTCTGGGGTACCTGACGCTCGGCGAGGACACCCCGGCGCTCTCCGGCGGCGAGGCGCAGCGTCTCAAGCTCTCGGCGCACATCGACCGCGGGCAGACCGACGCCCTCTTCGTGTTCGACGAGCCCAGCGTCGGCCTGCATCCCCTGGACGTGCGCACTCTGCTGCACGTGCTCGACCGCCTGGTGGGCAACGGCGCGACCGTGGTGGTGATCGAGCACGATCTCGACATGATCGCCAACGCCGATCACGTGATCGACATGGGGCCCGGCGGCGGAGCGGCCGGCGGCAGGATCGTCGCGACCGGCGCCCCTCAGGAGCTGGCCGAGGATCCCGGCACCGCGACAGGTCGCTTCCTGCGCACGCACCTGGAGCACGGAACGGGCACGCGCGGCTGA
- a CDS encoding phosphoglycerate dehydrogenase has protein sequence MSTAPIVLACPSDYENVSAEGARALADAGFRLVLNPHDRPLTEHEVRTLGAEAVAAVVGLEEWTDTLMDALPSLRILCKQGVGVDNIDLEAARARGIVVTNVPGGNAGAVSEFTVGLMIAALRNLAQGQRAANEGDWSRFPGREISALTVGLLGFGRIAQLVAQKLVAFGGTVIAHDPFPDEESARRLGVELVARQELLARSEVLSLHLPVLPETVGTVDADFLHSLRDGAVLVNTARGALVNEDALLTALESGELAGAALDVFSTEPLPAGHPLTRHSRVLATNHMAAESREAYGAISKANAQAIIDLVSGREPANAL, from the coding sequence ATGAGCACAGCCCCCATCGTCCTGGCCTGCCCCTCCGATTACGAGAACGTCTCCGCCGAGGGTGCCCGCGCGCTCGCAGACGCAGGGTTCCGGCTCGTCCTCAATCCCCACGACCGCCCGCTGACGGAGCACGAGGTCCGCACCCTGGGTGCCGAGGCCGTCGCCGCCGTGGTCGGACTCGAGGAGTGGACTGACACGCTGATGGATGCCCTGCCCTCGCTGCGGATCCTGTGCAAGCAGGGCGTCGGGGTCGACAACATCGATCTCGAGGCCGCGCGGGCGCGGGGCATAGTCGTGACCAACGTCCCAGGCGGGAACGCGGGCGCCGTCTCCGAGTTCACGGTGGGCCTGATGATCGCCGCGCTGCGGAACCTTGCTCAGGGCCAGCGCGCCGCGAACGAGGGGGACTGGAGCCGATTCCCCGGCCGGGAGATCTCCGCGCTGACCGTCGGTCTGCTGGGCTTCGGCAGGATCGCGCAACTCGTGGCGCAGAAGCTCGTCGCCTTCGGCGGGACAGTGATCGCACACGATCCGTTCCCGGATGAGGAGTCCGCCCGTCGACTGGGGGTCGAGCTCGTGGCCCGCCAGGAGCTCCTGGCGCGCAGCGAGGTCCTCTCCCTGCACCTGCCTGTCCTGCCGGAGACCGTGGGCACAGTCGATGCGGACTTCCTGCACTCCCTGCGGGACGGCGCCGTCCTGGTCAACACGGCGCGGGGCGCCCTCGTGAACGAGGACGCCCTGCTGACCGCGCTCGAGAGCGGAGAGCTCGCCGGAGCCGCATTGGATGTCTTCTCCACGGAGCCGCTGCCCGCTGGACACCCGCTCACGCGCCACTCGCGCGTGCTGGCGACCAACCACATGGCCGCGGAGTCGAGGGAGGCCTACGGCGCGATCTCGAAGGCGAATGCCCAGGCGATCATCGACCTCGTGAGCGGTCGCGAGCCGGCGAACGCCCTGTGA
- a CDS encoding dihydrodipicolinate synthase family protein encodes MTTTRPTILTAAPVGFTADGAVDLDASRRILEFIRDSGVDGSFVLGTTGEFPSLSREERRALAGLSLEVLADRRVVVHVGAPSIHQVRELIDDARGAGARAVAVLTPYYLPASTTAVVDFFREAAAAAEGLEVFAYLFTARTGNAVGSDQLAQIAQIPGIIGAKVSGETLEHVASLRKSVPADFQLLTGSDAEIARVTSRGIDGVISGVASVLPEPFVAVAEALSAGAADDELKSLQSGVDRAVELIRGDPERMKAGLAARGVEAGTSRMALDRPEPELADLVRSFSGLS; translated from the coding sequence ATGACCACGACCCGACCGACCATCCTCACGGCCGCCCCGGTGGGCTTCACCGCCGACGGTGCCGTCGACCTCGATGCCTCGCGCAGGATCTTGGAGTTCATCCGGGACTCCGGCGTCGACGGCTCCTTCGTCCTGGGAACGACGGGCGAGTTCCCTTCGCTCTCCCGCGAGGAGCGCCGAGCGCTCGCCGGACTGAGCCTCGAGGTGCTCGCGGACCGCCGGGTGGTGGTGCACGTGGGAGCACCGAGCATCCACCAGGTCCGCGAATTGATCGATGACGCCCGTGGCGCCGGTGCACGCGCCGTCGCGGTCCTGACTCCCTACTATCTGCCCGCGAGCACGACGGCCGTCGTCGACTTCTTCCGCGAGGCGGCGGCCGCCGCCGAGGGGCTCGAAGTCTTCGCCTACCTCTTCACGGCGAGGACGGGGAACGCAGTCGGAAGTGATCAGCTCGCCCAGATCGCACAGATTCCCGGGATCATCGGTGCGAAGGTCAGCGGAGAGACGCTCGAGCACGTCGCCTCCCTGCGCAAGTCCGTTCCGGCGGACTTCCAGCTGCTCACCGGATCGGACGCTGAGATCGCGCGCGTGACCTCGCGTGGGATCGACGGTGTGATCTCCGGCGTCGCCTCGGTGCTGCCCGAACCGTTCGTGGCCGTCGCGGAGGCGCTCTCCGCGGGCGCCGCTGACGACGAGCTGAAGTCGTTGCAGTCCGGCGTCGACCGTGCTGTCGAACTGATCCGGGGCGACCCGGAGCGGATGAAGGCGGGGCTGGCGGCGCGCGGCGTCGAAGCCGGGACCAGCCGTATGGCCCTGGACCGACCCGAGCCGGAGCTCGCCGACCTCGTCAGGTCGTTCTCGGGGCTCTCGTGA
- a CDS encoding GntR family transcriptional regulator: MHQNRLRSVPIGVRLAETLRDRIVRGSIPAGTHLVEDRVAEEFDVSRGPVRDALRILSIEQLIEPVGRRGLRVIGLGPDGVRDLYAVRRGLETVAVTEVCRARAEGGLGPLHRSVETMRGSTGDVDAFATSDLAFHRALYETSGNRRLLALWEQIEPLFACILAITNSIDGDLEPVVVDHSTLLEVIASGDERRAVDVLEKHLDGSRRRIITALEQVWAHSDGS; encoded by the coding sequence ATGCACCAGAACCGGCTGCGCAGCGTCCCCATCGGAGTTCGGCTCGCCGAGACGTTGAGAGATCGGATCGTGCGAGGGAGCATCCCTGCAGGGACGCACCTCGTGGAGGACCGAGTCGCAGAGGAGTTCGACGTCAGCCGCGGACCCGTGCGAGATGCACTGCGCATCCTCTCGATCGAGCAGCTGATCGAACCGGTGGGACGCAGAGGTCTTCGGGTCATCGGGCTGGGGCCCGACGGGGTTCGCGACCTCTATGCCGTCCGCCGCGGCCTGGAGACCGTCGCGGTCACCGAGGTGTGCCGCGCCCGAGCGGAGGGCGGCTTGGGCCCGCTGCATCGGAGTGTGGAGACCATGCGGGGCAGCACCGGCGACGTCGACGCCTTCGCGACGAGCGACCTCGCCTTCCATCGCGCCCTCTACGAGACCTCGGGAAATCGGCGACTGCTCGCGCTGTGGGAGCAGATCGAGCCGCTCTTCGCCTGCATCCTCGCGATCACCAACAGCATCGACGGCGACCTCGAGCCCGTCGTCGTGGATCATTCGACTCTTCTAGAGGTCATCGCCTCGGGAGATGAGCGCCGAGCCGTCGACGTGCTCGAGAAGCACCTCGACGGCTCGCGTCGACGCATCATCACTGCGCTCGAACAGGTCTGGGCACACTCCGACGGTTCCTGA